A portion of the Cololabis saira isolate AMF1-May2022 chromosome 17, fColSai1.1, whole genome shotgun sequence genome contains these proteins:
- the eif3s10 gene encoding eukaryotic translation initiation factor 3 subunit A isoform X1 — MPAYFQRPENALKRANEFLEVGKKQPALDVLYDVIKSKKHRTWQKIHEPIMLKYLELCVDLRKSHLAKEGLYQYKNICQQVNIKSLEDVVRAYLKLAEEKTETAKEESQQMVLDIEDLDNIQTPESVLLSAVSGEDTQDRTDRLLLTPWVKFLWESYRQCLDLLRNNSKVERLYHDIAQQAFKFCLQYTRKAEFRKLCDNLRMHLGQIQRHHNQSTAINLNNPESQSMHLETRLVQLDSAISMELWQEAFKAVEDIHGLFALSKKPPKPQLMANYYNKVSTVFWKSGNALFHACTLHRLYHLSREMRKNLTQDEMQRMSTRVLLATLSIPITPERTDIARLLDMDGIIVEKHRRLATLLGLQSPPTRQSLINDMVRFNLLQYVVPDVKELYNWLEVDFHPLKLSGRVAKVLNWVRDQAEKEADLQHYVPHLQSNTILRLLQQVAQIYQSIEFSRLASLVPFVDAFQLERSIVDAARHCDLQVRIDHTSKTLSFGSDLNYSTKEDSPVGPFLQNMPSEQIRNQLTAMSASLAKAIQVIKPTSILQEREEQSQLAIAAYLKNARKDHQRILARRQTIEERKERLESLNIQREKEELEQREAEMQKVRKAEEERLRQEAKEREKERIMQEHEQIKKKTVRERLEQIKKTELGAKAFKDIDIEDLEELDPDFIMAKQVEQLEKEKKELQERLKNQEKKIDYFERAKRLEEIPLTKKAYEEQRIKDMELWELQEEERISNMKVEREKALEHKKRMSRMMEDKENFLSKITAARSFIYEEKLTAFQERLVEERKKRLEERKKQRKEDRRNTYYRQKEEDAQRIHEESLKKEREERERLEQEQREEEEREYQDRLRKLEEQERKQRARQQEIEERERRRDEERKAPPERGPEEKTKEYPEKEEGGGGGGGGGGWRKRTEGNDSSEWRRAVPDKEDEDKEDKVRDAPRRVGDDRGPRRGFDDDRGPRRDDDRPVRRGFDDDRPVRRGFDDDRGPVRRGFDDDRPVRRGFDDDRPVRRGFDDDRGPRRGFDDDRGPRRGMDDSRAPRRGADDDWGPRRGGDDDRGGRRGMDDGPRRGGDDLKPWKPVSKPAGGGWREREKAREESWGPPRDGANDDEDDEDGDDRTSRFKERRPVSRDEGVWRRAGTDDANTWRGREEADRDDRRTEERRDRDERRPEERRPERRPEVSRETRDEREPRPVSRDQEEGGSWRRAGEDTRDDRPKEREREPEGDKGWRTDKDPRRTKNEIDDDGWTTVRR, encoded by the exons ATGCCGGCGTATTTCCAACGCCCAGAGAACGCTCTGAAGCGAGCGAACG aaTTTCTTGAGGTTGGCAAGAAGCAGCCAGCTTTGGATGTTttgtatgatgtcatcaagaGCAAGAAACATCGAACATGGCAGAAGATCCACGAGCCCATCATGCTCAAGTACCTGGAGCTCTGCGTGGATCTCCGCAAGAGCCACCTGGCCAAAGAGGGTCTCTACCAGTACAAGAACATCTGCCAGCAG gTTAATATCAAATCTCTGGAGGATGTTGTTCGGGCTTACCTGAAGCTGGCGGAGGAGAAGACTGAGACGGCTAAGGAGGAGTCTCAGCAGATGGTCCTGGACATCGAGGATCTGGACAACATCCAGACCCCGGAAAG TGTCCTGCTGAGTGCTGTGAGTGGAGAGGACACTCAGGATCGTACTGATCGCCTTCTGCTCACCCCTTGGGTTAAGTTCCTGTGGGAGTCTTACCGCCAATGCCTGGATCTGCTGAGGAATAACTCCAAGGTGGAGCGGCTGTATCATGACATTGCCCAGCAAG CTTTTAAGTTCTGCCTTCAGTACACCCGCAAAGCCGAGTTCCGCAAGTTGTGCGACAACCTGCGCATGCATCTTGGACAAATCCAGCGGCACCACAACCAGAGCACCGCCATCAACCTGAACAACCCTGAGAGCCAGTCCATGCACCTGGAGACGCGTCTCGTGCAGCTGGACAGTGCCATAAGCATGGAGCTCTGGCAG GAAGCCTTCAAGGCTGTTGAGGACATCCATGGTCTGTTTGCTCTCTCAAAGAAGCCCCCGAAACCCCAGCTCATGGCAAATTACTACAATAAAGTTTCGACTGTGTTCTGGAAGTCTGGAAATGCCCTCTTTCATGCCTGCACCCTCCACCGGCTCTATCACCTGTCCAGGGAAATGCGCAAGAATCTGACTCAGGATGAGATGCAGAG GATGTCCACCAGAGTCCTCTTGGCCACACTGTCCATTCCCATCACCCCGGAGCGTACGGACATCGCTCGACTGCTGGACATGGACGGCATCATTGTAGAGAAACACCGTAGGTTGGCGACTCTCCTGGGTCTGCAGTCTCCACCAACCCGGCAGAGTCTCATCAACGACATG gtgagatttaACCTGCTACAGTATGTGGTCCCTGACGTGAAGGAGCTTTACAACTGGCTTGAGGTCGACTTTCATCCCCTGAAGCTGAGTGGACGAGTGGCAAAG GTTCTGAACTGGGTGAGAGATCAGGCTGAGAAAGAGGCTGACCTGCAGCATTATGTCCCACACCTGCAGAGTAACACCATCCTCCGACTCCTGCAGCAG GTTGCCCAGATCTACCAAAGCATCGAGTTCAGCCGTCTGGCCTCCCTTGTTCCATTTGTGGACGCTTTCCAGCTGGAGCGCTCCATTGTCGATGCCGCACGACACTGTGATCTGCAG GTTCGGATAGACCACACGTCTAAAACTCTGAGCTTTGGCTCGGATCTGAACTACTCGACCAAAGAGGATTCTCCTGTCGGTCCTTTCCTGCAAAACATGCCGTCAGAGCAGATCAGGAACCAGCTAACCGCCATGTCTGCTTCTTTGGCTAAGGCCATCCAGGTCATCAAGCCCACTTCCATCCTG CAAGAACGCGAGGAGCAGAGTCAGCTGGCCATTGCTGCCTACCTGAAGAATGCCCGCAAGGATCACCAGCGCATCCTGGCTCGCAGACAAACCATCGAGGAGCGTAAAGAGCGCCTGGAGAGCCTCAACATTCAGCGAGAAAAGGAAGAATTGGAGCAGCGAGAAGCCGAGATGCAGAAAGTCCGCAAGGCCGAGGAGGAGCGTCTACGGCAAGAGGCCAAAGAGCGAGAGAAGGAGCGCATCATGCAGGAGCACGAGCAGATCAAAAAGAAGACTGTCCGGGAAAGGTTGGAGCAGATCAAGAAAACTGAACTGGGTGCCAAAGCCTTCAAAGATATTGATATTGAG GACCTGGAGGAGCTGGATCCCGACTTCATCATGGCCAagcaggtggagcagctggagaaggagaagaaggagcTTCAGGAGCGTTTGAAGAACCAGGAAAAGAAG ATTGACTACTTTGAGAGGGCCAAACGCCTTGAGGAGATTCCTCTTACCAAGAAAGCTTATGAGGAGCAGCGCATCAAGGACATGGAGCTGTGGGAActccaggaggaggagagg ATCAGTAACATGAAAGTGGAGCGCGAGAAAGCTCTGGAGCATAAGAAACGCATGTCCAGAATGATGGAGGACAAGGAGAACTTCCTGTCAAAAATAACTGCCGCCCGTAGCTTCATTTACGAA gaaaaactgACAGCATTCCAGGAGCGTTtggtggaggagaggaagaaacgtctggaggaaagaaagaagcagCGCAAAGAAGACAGACGCAACACTTACTACCGCCAGAAAGAGGAAGACGCCCAGCGCATCCACGAGGAGTCGCTCAAGAAag AACGGGAAGAGCGTGAACGCCTGGAACAGgagcagagggaggaggaggaacggGAGTACCAGGACCGTCTGCGCAAGCTGGAGGAGCAGGAGCGGAAGCAGCGCGCTCGCCAGCAGGAGATCGAGGAGCGAGAACGCCGGCGCGACGAGGAGCGAAAGGCCCCACCAGAGCGAGGACCGGAGGAGAAAACCAAG GAATATCCTGAGAaggaagagggaggaggaggaggaggaggaggaggaggctggagGAAACGTACCGAGGGAAACGATTCATCAGAGTGGCGTCGTGCTGTCCCAGACAA GGAGGACGAGGATAAAGAGGACAAAGTGAGAGATGCTCCTCGCAGAGTTGGAGACGACCGAGGGCCTCGCCGAGGCTTCGACGATGATCGAGGCCCACGCCGGGACGACGACCGTCCTGTGCGCAGAGGATTTGACGACGACCGCCCCGTGAGACGTGGCTTCGATGACGACCGCGGCCCCGTGAGACGTGGGTTCGATGACGACCGCCCCGTGAGACGTGGTTTTGATGACGACCGCCCCGTGAGGCGTGGCTTTGATGACGACCGCGGTCCCCGACGAGGCTTTGACGACGATAGAGGTCCTCGTAGAGGCATGGACGACTCCCGGGCTCCCAGGCGCGGGGCTGACGATGACTGGGGCCCCAGGAGAGGAGGGGACGATGACCGAGGCGGTAGGCGAGGGATGGATGACGGGCCGCGTCGTGGTGGCGATGACCTCAAACCCTGGAAACCCGTCAGCAAACCTG ctggagGAGGCTGGCGTGAGCGGGAGAAGGCCCGGGAGGAGAGCTGGGGGCCTCCACGGGACGGGGCCAACGATGATGAAGACGACGAAGATGGAGACGACAGAACCAGCCGTTTCAAGGAACGTCGTCCAGTCAG CAGAGACGAGGGCGTTTGGAGGAGAGCAGGCACAGACGATGCAAACACttggagaggaagggaggaagctGATCGCGATGACCGTCGTACTGAGGAGCGTCGTGACCGCGATGAGCGCCGCCCTGAGGAGCGTCGTCCTGAGCGCCgtccagaggtttccagagaAACCCGGGACGAGCGTGAACCCAGACCCGTTTCCAGAGATCAGGAAGAAG GGGGCTCTTGGCGTCGCGCGGGTGAAGATACGCGAGATGACCGGCCGAAGGAGAGGGAGCGTGAACCCGAGGGGGACAAGGGTTGGCGCACGGATAAAGACCCTCGTCGCACCAAGAACGAGATCGATGACGACGGCTGGACCACCGTTCGCCGCTGA
- the eif3s10 gene encoding eukaryotic translation initiation factor 3 subunit A isoform X2, producing the protein MPAYFQRPENALKRANEFLEVGKKQPALDVLYDVIKSKKHRTWQKIHEPIMLKYLELCVDLRKSHLAKEGLYQYKNICQQVNIKSLEDVVRAYLKLAEEKTETAKEESQQMVLDIEDLDNIQTPESVLLSAVSGEDTQDRTDRLLLTPWVKFLWESYRQCLDLLRNNSKVERLYHDIAQQAFKFCLQYTRKAEFRKLCDNLRMHLGQIQRHHNQSTAINLNNPESQSMHLETRLVQLDSAISMELWQEAFKAVEDIHGLFALSKKPPKPQLMANYYNKVSTVFWKSGNALFHACTLHRLYHLSREMRKNLTQDEMQRMSTRVLLATLSIPITPERTDIARLLDMDGIIVEKHRRLATLLGLQSPPTRQSLINDMVRFNLLQYVVPDVKELYNWLEVDFHPLKLSGRVAKVLNWVRDQAEKEADLQHYVPHLQSNTILRLLQQVAQIYQSIEFSRLASLVPFVDAFQLERSIVDAARHCDLQVRIDHTSKTLSFGSDLNYSTKEDSPVGPFLQNMPSEQIRNQLTAMSASLAKAIQVIKPTSILQEREEQSQLAIAAYLKNARKDHQRILARRQTIEERKERLESLNIQREKEELEQREAEMQKVRKAEEERLRQEAKEREKERIMQEHEQIKKKTVRERLEQIKKTELGAKAFKDIDIEDLEELDPDFIMAKQVEQLEKEKKELQERLKNQEKKIDYFERAKRLEEIPLTKKAYEEQRIKDMELWELQEEERISNMKVEREKALEHKKRMSRMMEDKENFLSKITAARSFIYEEKLTAFQERLVEERKKRLEERKKQRKEDRRNTYYRQKEEDAQRIHEESLKKEREERERLEQEQREEEEREYQDRLRKLEEQERKQRARQQEIEERERRRDEERKAPPERGPEEKTKEYPEKEEGGGGGGGGGGWRKRTEGNDSSEWRRAVPDKEDEDKEDKVRDAPRRVGDDRGPRRGFDDDRGPRRDDDRPVRRGFDDDRPVRRGFDDDRGPVRRGFDDDRPVRRGFDDDRPVRRGFDDDRGPRRGFDDDRGPRRGMDDSRAPRRGADDDWGPRRGGDDDRGGRRGMDDGPRRGGDDLKPWKPVSKPAGGGWREREKAREESWGPPRDGANDDEDDEDGDDRTSRFKERRPVRDEGVWRRAGTDDANTWRGREEADRDDRRTEERRDRDERRPEERRPERRPEVSRETRDEREPRPVSRDQEEGGSWRRAGEDTRDDRPKEREREPEGDKGWRTDKDPRRTKNEIDDDGWTTVRR; encoded by the exons ATGCCGGCGTATTTCCAACGCCCAGAGAACGCTCTGAAGCGAGCGAACG aaTTTCTTGAGGTTGGCAAGAAGCAGCCAGCTTTGGATGTTttgtatgatgtcatcaagaGCAAGAAACATCGAACATGGCAGAAGATCCACGAGCCCATCATGCTCAAGTACCTGGAGCTCTGCGTGGATCTCCGCAAGAGCCACCTGGCCAAAGAGGGTCTCTACCAGTACAAGAACATCTGCCAGCAG gTTAATATCAAATCTCTGGAGGATGTTGTTCGGGCTTACCTGAAGCTGGCGGAGGAGAAGACTGAGACGGCTAAGGAGGAGTCTCAGCAGATGGTCCTGGACATCGAGGATCTGGACAACATCCAGACCCCGGAAAG TGTCCTGCTGAGTGCTGTGAGTGGAGAGGACACTCAGGATCGTACTGATCGCCTTCTGCTCACCCCTTGGGTTAAGTTCCTGTGGGAGTCTTACCGCCAATGCCTGGATCTGCTGAGGAATAACTCCAAGGTGGAGCGGCTGTATCATGACATTGCCCAGCAAG CTTTTAAGTTCTGCCTTCAGTACACCCGCAAAGCCGAGTTCCGCAAGTTGTGCGACAACCTGCGCATGCATCTTGGACAAATCCAGCGGCACCACAACCAGAGCACCGCCATCAACCTGAACAACCCTGAGAGCCAGTCCATGCACCTGGAGACGCGTCTCGTGCAGCTGGACAGTGCCATAAGCATGGAGCTCTGGCAG GAAGCCTTCAAGGCTGTTGAGGACATCCATGGTCTGTTTGCTCTCTCAAAGAAGCCCCCGAAACCCCAGCTCATGGCAAATTACTACAATAAAGTTTCGACTGTGTTCTGGAAGTCTGGAAATGCCCTCTTTCATGCCTGCACCCTCCACCGGCTCTATCACCTGTCCAGGGAAATGCGCAAGAATCTGACTCAGGATGAGATGCAGAG GATGTCCACCAGAGTCCTCTTGGCCACACTGTCCATTCCCATCACCCCGGAGCGTACGGACATCGCTCGACTGCTGGACATGGACGGCATCATTGTAGAGAAACACCGTAGGTTGGCGACTCTCCTGGGTCTGCAGTCTCCACCAACCCGGCAGAGTCTCATCAACGACATG gtgagatttaACCTGCTACAGTATGTGGTCCCTGACGTGAAGGAGCTTTACAACTGGCTTGAGGTCGACTTTCATCCCCTGAAGCTGAGTGGACGAGTGGCAAAG GTTCTGAACTGGGTGAGAGATCAGGCTGAGAAAGAGGCTGACCTGCAGCATTATGTCCCACACCTGCAGAGTAACACCATCCTCCGACTCCTGCAGCAG GTTGCCCAGATCTACCAAAGCATCGAGTTCAGCCGTCTGGCCTCCCTTGTTCCATTTGTGGACGCTTTCCAGCTGGAGCGCTCCATTGTCGATGCCGCACGACACTGTGATCTGCAG GTTCGGATAGACCACACGTCTAAAACTCTGAGCTTTGGCTCGGATCTGAACTACTCGACCAAAGAGGATTCTCCTGTCGGTCCTTTCCTGCAAAACATGCCGTCAGAGCAGATCAGGAACCAGCTAACCGCCATGTCTGCTTCTTTGGCTAAGGCCATCCAGGTCATCAAGCCCACTTCCATCCTG CAAGAACGCGAGGAGCAGAGTCAGCTGGCCATTGCTGCCTACCTGAAGAATGCCCGCAAGGATCACCAGCGCATCCTGGCTCGCAGACAAACCATCGAGGAGCGTAAAGAGCGCCTGGAGAGCCTCAACATTCAGCGAGAAAAGGAAGAATTGGAGCAGCGAGAAGCCGAGATGCAGAAAGTCCGCAAGGCCGAGGAGGAGCGTCTACGGCAAGAGGCCAAAGAGCGAGAGAAGGAGCGCATCATGCAGGAGCACGAGCAGATCAAAAAGAAGACTGTCCGGGAAAGGTTGGAGCAGATCAAGAAAACTGAACTGGGTGCCAAAGCCTTCAAAGATATTGATATTGAG GACCTGGAGGAGCTGGATCCCGACTTCATCATGGCCAagcaggtggagcagctggagaaggagaagaaggagcTTCAGGAGCGTTTGAAGAACCAGGAAAAGAAG ATTGACTACTTTGAGAGGGCCAAACGCCTTGAGGAGATTCCTCTTACCAAGAAAGCTTATGAGGAGCAGCGCATCAAGGACATGGAGCTGTGGGAActccaggaggaggagagg ATCAGTAACATGAAAGTGGAGCGCGAGAAAGCTCTGGAGCATAAGAAACGCATGTCCAGAATGATGGAGGACAAGGAGAACTTCCTGTCAAAAATAACTGCCGCCCGTAGCTTCATTTACGAA gaaaaactgACAGCATTCCAGGAGCGTTtggtggaggagaggaagaaacgtctggaggaaagaaagaagcagCGCAAAGAAGACAGACGCAACACTTACTACCGCCAGAAAGAGGAAGACGCCCAGCGCATCCACGAGGAGTCGCTCAAGAAag AACGGGAAGAGCGTGAACGCCTGGAACAGgagcagagggaggaggaggaacggGAGTACCAGGACCGTCTGCGCAAGCTGGAGGAGCAGGAGCGGAAGCAGCGCGCTCGCCAGCAGGAGATCGAGGAGCGAGAACGCCGGCGCGACGAGGAGCGAAAGGCCCCACCAGAGCGAGGACCGGAGGAGAAAACCAAG GAATATCCTGAGAaggaagagggaggaggaggaggaggaggaggaggaggctggagGAAACGTACCGAGGGAAACGATTCATCAGAGTGGCGTCGTGCTGTCCCAGACAA GGAGGACGAGGATAAAGAGGACAAAGTGAGAGATGCTCCTCGCAGAGTTGGAGACGACCGAGGGCCTCGCCGAGGCTTCGACGATGATCGAGGCCCACGCCGGGACGACGACCGTCCTGTGCGCAGAGGATTTGACGACGACCGCCCCGTGAGACGTGGCTTCGATGACGACCGCGGCCCCGTGAGACGTGGGTTCGATGACGACCGCCCCGTGAGACGTGGTTTTGATGACGACCGCCCCGTGAGGCGTGGCTTTGATGACGACCGCGGTCCCCGACGAGGCTTTGACGACGATAGAGGTCCTCGTAGAGGCATGGACGACTCCCGGGCTCCCAGGCGCGGGGCTGACGATGACTGGGGCCCCAGGAGAGGAGGGGACGATGACCGAGGCGGTAGGCGAGGGATGGATGACGGGCCGCGTCGTGGTGGCGATGACCTCAAACCCTGGAAACCCGTCAGCAAACCTG ctggagGAGGCTGGCGTGAGCGGGAGAAGGCCCGGGAGGAGAGCTGGGGGCCTCCACGGGACGGGGCCAACGATGATGAAGACGACGAAGATGGAGACGACAGAACCAGCCGTTTCAAGGAACGTCGTCCAGTCAG AGACGAGGGCGTTTGGAGGAGAGCAGGCACAGACGATGCAAACACttggagaggaagggaggaagctGATCGCGATGACCGTCGTACTGAGGAGCGTCGTGACCGCGATGAGCGCCGCCCTGAGGAGCGTCGTCCTGAGCGCCgtccagaggtttccagagaAACCCGGGACGAGCGTGAACCCAGACCCGTTTCCAGAGATCAGGAAGAAG GGGGCTCTTGGCGTCGCGCGGGTGAAGATACGCGAGATGACCGGCCGAAGGAGAGGGAGCGTGAACCCGAGGGGGACAAGGGTTGGCGCACGGATAAAGACCCTCGTCGCACCAAGAACGAGATCGATGACGACGGCTGGACCACCGTTCGCCGCTGA